Proteins found in one Syngnathus acus chromosome 9, fSynAcu1.2, whole genome shotgun sequence genomic segment:
- the LOC119126659 gene encoding hamartin-like isoform X4, with translation MSKEQVSIGELLLSLDSSDLQEAEQGRVAISHQLSSDKGGAVLSSLVDFYLNSSSCASALTLLSSIREPLHKALLDKLNEAVSRPASRLAAVTLLGHVISGQPPWIHHVSRSPLLTSLLRCLKSDGDVMMLVPGVLVIVTLLPMIPQAAKQHIYDFFDVFGRLASWSLKNPGHAPASHLVHLHAGAYALFHRLYGMFPCNFLSYLRLHYSMKENLDTFHRVVKPMLDHVRVHPELVSGTPDSEVDPSRWRGYEVHDIIVECSRVSLDPLESSCDERTLAPPLPTHPDQTCLVGACGSEDAARTHTWSLLESVLHVDRPDVRLDVTWSPSSQCGLSTPPPEKVAVSPDHPLNRNNSLSGAKCASPCAGPATGDGSDSARRADVSQVREQPIRMEDVGPALRHAVEAGPACPARPRPSSSLPSLPLTSTPARRQIPPVSDLAPPPPCPDSPGPAPSYDFLFELALPRAALLFVKNKAQEAQRKMAAQHREKRDNDEEDDLTAASPLDLLDCLIAHGHDTHAASVSLSRRSSASGKLLDRNPCAGVSGGCAQAEDAEVLRRGLQLAQAQLQYERFKRQQHAIRNRRLLRRVVSAAALEERTVAMYAQLALQDEETRALTSSLEAEQRRCARLRLDAGKHGQQLQAHVQHLLRQEQEHRAQCLALQSELQECQVKMRDLETQLQKARHRASEAERHLSRLSLKLSGSDELRRQSFLLNRQLIVLTETNKALTRRLDAEMCTHFVLQEASEPGGGARREFGRAKEAEQEHRQKLEAANHRAAELDKQLAHKETLVELHKELLDDHKRRSRGELSACEAQCATLRKTVQSLQSEMLHLYSVVDALSRPALEEPDLRTSSSSVVNGACRLSTSPLLFPAGASSSSPLSPSPNESPLAIGSFLEQRAWQLFRPANHSPEEEAAAAQPENKDDEDDRDDGEDEKLKEDEEVRTGSPGGDGDLLAGSPPVRARLSAPPSGPSPAIVPRRRELSIMDYDHVTAHM, from the exons ATGTCCAAGGAGCAGGTGAGCATTGGTGAGCTCCTGCTCTCATTGGACAGTTCAGACCTACAGGAGGCGGAGCAAGGCCGAGTGGCAATTAGCCACCAGCTGAGTTCAG ACAAAGGAGGCGCTGTGCTCAGCAGTCTGGTGGATTTCTACTTGAACTCTTCTTCGTGTGCCTCGGCTTTGACGCTGCTCTCCTCCATCCGAGAACCTCTACACAAG GCCCTGCTGGACAAACTGAATGAGGCGGTGTCCAGGCCGGCGAGCCGGTTGGCCGCCGTCACTCTGCTCGGTCACGTGATCAGCGGGCAGCCGCCATGGATTCATCACGTCAGCCGATCACCTCTGCTCACCTCGCTGCTACGCTGCCTCAAG AGCGACGGCGATGTGATGATGCTGGTCCCTGGAGTGCTGGTGATCGTGACGCTCTTACCCATGATCCCTCAGGCCGCCAAGCAACACATCTATGACTTCTTTGACGTCTTTGGACGCCTGGCATCATGGAGCCTCAAAAACCCCG GCCACGCCCCCGCATCCCACCTGGTCCACCTTCACGCCGGAGCGTACGCCTTATTCCACCGCTTGTACGGAATGTTCCCGTGTAACTTCCTGTCGTACTTGCGCCTGCACTACAGCATGAAGGAAAACCTGGACACCTTCCACCGTGTGGTCAAG CCAATGTTGGACCACGTGCGTGTTCATCCTGAGCTGGTGAGTGGGACTCCGGATTCGGAAGTGGATCCTTCCAG GTGGCGTGGCTACGAGGTTCACGACATCATCGTGGAGTGCTCCCGAGTCTCCCTGGACCCTCTGGAGTCCTCCTGTGATGAGCGCACACTAGCCCCGCCCCTACCCACTCACCCTGACCAAACCTGCCTCGTCGGCG CGTGCGGCAGCGAGGACGCCGCCCGGACGCACACTTGGTCCCTCTTGGAAAGTGTGCTCCACGTGGACCGCCCggacgtgcgt CTCGACGTCACATGGAGCCCCTCCTCTCAATGTGGTTTGTCGACCCCGCCTCCAGAAAAGGTGGCCGTAAGCCCCGACCACCCCCTGAATAGAAACAACTCGCTTTcag GTGCAAAATGTGCATCGCCGTGCGCGGGCCCAGCCACAGGCGACGGTTCAGACAGCGCCCGGCGTGCAGACGTTTCCCAG GTCCGAGAGCAGCCCATCAGGATGGAGGACGTGGGGCCAGCGCTTCGCCATGCCGTTGAAG CAGGCCCGGCCTGCCCAGCGCGGCCCCGCCCTTCTTCCTCCCTGCCTTCCCTCCCCCTCACCTccacgcccgcccgccgccaaATCCCACCCGTGTCCGACTtagcccctcctcctccctgccCCGATTCGCCgggccccgccccctcttACGACTTCCTGTTTGAGTTGGCGCTTCCCCGCGCTGCCCTTTTGTTTGTGAAGAACAAGGCGCAG GAGGCGCAGCGTAAGATGGCGGCCCAGCACCGTGAGAAGCGCGACAATGACGAGGAGGACGATCTGACCGCTGCGTCTCCTCTGGACTTGTTGGACTGCCTCATTGCCCACGGACACGACACGCACGCTGCTAGCGTTAGCCTTAGCCGGAG GTCTTCGGCCTCGGGCAAGCTGTTGGATCGCAACCCTTGTGCAG GCGTGTCAGGAGGCTGCGCGCAGGCGGAGGACGCGGAGGTGCTGCGGCGAGGCCTGCAGCTGGCGCAGGCTCAGCTGCAGTACGAGCGCTTCaaacgtcagcagcacgccatcagGAACCGACGCCTCCTACGGCGGGTGGTCAGCGCCGCCGCACTGGAGGAGCGGACCGTCGCCATG TACGCTCAGCTGGCGCTGCAGGACGAGGAGACGAGGGCGCTGACGAGCAGCCTGGAGGCCGAGCAGCGGCGCTGCGCTCGACTGCGGCTGGACGCCGGCAAGCACGGGCAACAGCTGCAGGCGCACGTGCAACACTTGCTCCGGCAGGAGCAGGAACACCGCGCGCAATGTCTGGCGCTGCAG AGCGAGCTTCAGGAGTGTCAGGTGAAGATGAGGGATTTGGAGACGCAGCTTCAGAAGGCCAGGCACAGGGCTTCCGAGGCCGAGCGCCACTTGAGCCGGCTGTCGCTCAAG TTGAGCGGCAGCGACGAGTTGCGCCGGCAGAGCTTCCTGCTCAACCGACAACTGATTGTGCTCACAGAAACCAACAAAGCTCTCACGCGCCGACTGGACGC CGAGATGTGCACGCACTTTGTTCTCCAGGAGGCAAGCGAGCCGGGCGGCGGCGCCCGCCGAGAGTTCGGTCGTGCCAAGGAGGCGGAGCAGGAGCACAGGCAGAAGCTGGAAGCGGCCAATCACAGAGCGGCCGAGCTGGACAAGCAACTGGCCCACAAGGAGACGCTCGTAGAACTTCACAAGGAGCTGTTAGACGACCACAAGAGGCGCAGCAg GGGGGAGCTGTCAGCATGCGAGGCCCAATGCGCAACGCTGCGGAAGACGGTGCAGAGTCTGCAGAGCGAGATGCTTCACCTCTACAGCGTCGTGGATGCTCTCAGCag GCCCGCCCTGGAAGAGCCCGATCTCCGGACGTCCTCTTCCTCGGTCGTGAACGGCGCGTGCCGCCTGTCCACTTCGCCCCTCCTCTTCCCCGCCGGCGCTTCATCGTCGTCGCCCCTCTCGCCGTCCCCCAACGAGTCGCCGTTGGCGATTGGCTCCTTCCTGGAGCAGAGGGCATGGCAGCTCTTCAGACCGGCCAATCACAGtccggaggaggaggcggcggcggcgcagcCAGAGAACaaggatgatgaggatgacCGAGACGACGGTGAAGATGAAAAGCTgaaggaagatgaggaggtCCGGACAGGAAGTCCGGGCGGGGACGGCGACCTCCTGGCAGGAAGTCCTCCGGTGCGGGCCCGCCTGTCGGCCCCGCCCTCCGGCCCATCACCGGCCATCGTGCCAAGACGGCGCGAGCTGAGCATCATGGACTACGACCACGTGACGGCGCACATGTGA
- the LOC119126659 gene encoding hamartin-like isoform X1 — MSKEQVSIGELLLSLDSSDLQEAEQGRVAISHQLSSDKGGAVLSSLVDFYLNSSSCASALTLLSSIREPLHKALLDKLNEAVSRPASRLAAVTLLGHVISGQPPWIHHVSRSPLLTSLLRCLKSDGDVMMLVPGVLVIVTLLPMIPQAAKQHIYDFFDVFGRLASWSLKNPGHAPASHLVHLHAGAYALFHRLYGMFPCNFLSYLRLHYSMKENLDTFHRVVKPMLDHVRVHPELVSGTPDSEVDPSRWRGYEVHDIIVECSRVSLDPLESSCDERTLAPPLPTHPDQTCLVGACGSEDAARTHTWSLLESVLHVDRPDVRLDVTWSPSSQCGLSTPPPEKVAVSPDHPLNRNNSLSGAKCASPCAGPATGDGSDSARRADVSQVREQPIRMEDVGPALRHAVEAGPACPARPRPSSSLPSLPLTSTPARRQIPPVSDLAPPPPCPDSPGPAPSYDFLFELALPRAALLFVKNKAQEAQRKMAAQHREKRDNDEEDDLTAASPLDLLDCLIAHGHDTHAASVSLSRRSSASGKLLDRNPCAGVSGGCAQAEDAEVLRRGLQLAQAQLQYERFKRQQHAIRNRRLLRRVVSAAALEERTVAMYAQLALQDEETRALTSSLEAEQRRCARLRLDAGKHGQQLQAHVQHLLRQEQEHRAQCLALQSELQECQVKMRDLETQLQKARHRASEAERHLSRLSLKLSGSDELRRQSFLLNRQLIVLTETNKALTRRLDALQPPPTPPAALRQASRAAAPAESSVVPRRRSRSTGRSWKRPITERPSWTSNWPTRRRS, encoded by the exons ATGTCCAAGGAGCAGGTGAGCATTGGTGAGCTCCTGCTCTCATTGGACAGTTCAGACCTACAGGAGGCGGAGCAAGGCCGAGTGGCAATTAGCCACCAGCTGAGTTCAG ACAAAGGAGGCGCTGTGCTCAGCAGTCTGGTGGATTTCTACTTGAACTCTTCTTCGTGTGCCTCGGCTTTGACGCTGCTCTCCTCCATCCGAGAACCTCTACACAAG GCCCTGCTGGACAAACTGAATGAGGCGGTGTCCAGGCCGGCGAGCCGGTTGGCCGCCGTCACTCTGCTCGGTCACGTGATCAGCGGGCAGCCGCCATGGATTCATCACGTCAGCCGATCACCTCTGCTCACCTCGCTGCTACGCTGCCTCAAG AGCGACGGCGATGTGATGATGCTGGTCCCTGGAGTGCTGGTGATCGTGACGCTCTTACCCATGATCCCTCAGGCCGCCAAGCAACACATCTATGACTTCTTTGACGTCTTTGGACGCCTGGCATCATGGAGCCTCAAAAACCCCG GCCACGCCCCCGCATCCCACCTGGTCCACCTTCACGCCGGAGCGTACGCCTTATTCCACCGCTTGTACGGAATGTTCCCGTGTAACTTCCTGTCGTACTTGCGCCTGCACTACAGCATGAAGGAAAACCTGGACACCTTCCACCGTGTGGTCAAG CCAATGTTGGACCACGTGCGTGTTCATCCTGAGCTGGTGAGTGGGACTCCGGATTCGGAAGTGGATCCTTCCAG GTGGCGTGGCTACGAGGTTCACGACATCATCGTGGAGTGCTCCCGAGTCTCCCTGGACCCTCTGGAGTCCTCCTGTGATGAGCGCACACTAGCCCCGCCCCTACCCACTCACCCTGACCAAACCTGCCTCGTCGGCG CGTGCGGCAGCGAGGACGCCGCCCGGACGCACACTTGGTCCCTCTTGGAAAGTGTGCTCCACGTGGACCGCCCggacgtgcgt CTCGACGTCACATGGAGCCCCTCCTCTCAATGTGGTTTGTCGACCCCGCCTCCAGAAAAGGTGGCCGTAAGCCCCGACCACCCCCTGAATAGAAACAACTCGCTTTcag GTGCAAAATGTGCATCGCCGTGCGCGGGCCCAGCCACAGGCGACGGTTCAGACAGCGCCCGGCGTGCAGACGTTTCCCAG GTCCGAGAGCAGCCCATCAGGATGGAGGACGTGGGGCCAGCGCTTCGCCATGCCGTTGAAG CAGGCCCGGCCTGCCCAGCGCGGCCCCGCCCTTCTTCCTCCCTGCCTTCCCTCCCCCTCACCTccacgcccgcccgccgccaaATCCCACCCGTGTCCGACTtagcccctcctcctccctgccCCGATTCGCCgggccccgccccctcttACGACTTCCTGTTTGAGTTGGCGCTTCCCCGCGCTGCCCTTTTGTTTGTGAAGAACAAGGCGCAG GAGGCGCAGCGTAAGATGGCGGCCCAGCACCGTGAGAAGCGCGACAATGACGAGGAGGACGATCTGACCGCTGCGTCTCCTCTGGACTTGTTGGACTGCCTCATTGCCCACGGACACGACACGCACGCTGCTAGCGTTAGCCTTAGCCGGAG GTCTTCGGCCTCGGGCAAGCTGTTGGATCGCAACCCTTGTGCAG GCGTGTCAGGAGGCTGCGCGCAGGCGGAGGACGCGGAGGTGCTGCGGCGAGGCCTGCAGCTGGCGCAGGCTCAGCTGCAGTACGAGCGCTTCaaacgtcagcagcacgccatcagGAACCGACGCCTCCTACGGCGGGTGGTCAGCGCCGCCGCACTGGAGGAGCGGACCGTCGCCATG TACGCTCAGCTGGCGCTGCAGGACGAGGAGACGAGGGCGCTGACGAGCAGCCTGGAGGCCGAGCAGCGGCGCTGCGCTCGACTGCGGCTGGACGCCGGCAAGCACGGGCAACAGCTGCAGGCGCACGTGCAACACTTGCTCCGGCAGGAGCAGGAACACCGCGCGCAATGTCTGGCGCTGCAG AGCGAGCTTCAGGAGTGTCAGGTGAAGATGAGGGATTTGGAGACGCAGCTTCAGAAGGCCAGGCACAGGGCTTCCGAGGCCGAGCGCCACTTGAGCCGGCTGTCGCTCAAG TTGAGCGGCAGCGACGAGTTGCGCCGGCAGAGCTTCCTGCTCAACCGACAACTGATTGTGCTCACAGAAACCAACAAAGCTCTCACGCGCCGACTGGACGCGCTGCAGCCGCCGCCCACGCCACCCGCCGCACT GAGGCAAGCGAGCCGGGCGGCGGCGCCCGCCGAGAGTTCGGTCGTGCCAAGGAGGCGGAGCAGGAGCACAGGCAGAAGCTGGAAGCGGCCAATCACAGAGCGGCCGAGCTGGACAAGCAACTGGCCCACAAGGAGACGCTCGTAG
- the LOC119126659 gene encoding hamartin-like isoform X2, whose translation MSKEQVSIGELLLSLDSSDLQEAEQGRVAISHQLSSDKGGAVLSSLVDFYLNSSSCASALTLLSSIREPLHKALLDKLNEAVSRPASRLAAVTLLGHVISGQPPWIHHVSRSPLLTSLLRCLKSDGDVMMLVPGVLVIVTLLPMIPQAAKQHIYDFFDVFGRLASWSLKNPGHAPASHLVHLHAGAYALFHRLYGMFPCNFLSYLRLHYSMKENLDTFHRVVKPMLDHVRVHPELVSGTPDSEVDPSRWRGYEVHDIIVECSRVSLDPLESSCDERTLAPPLPTHPDQTCLVGACGSEDAARTHTWSLLESVLHVDRPDVRLDVTWSPSSQCGLSTPPPEKVAVSPDHPLNRNNSLSGAKCASPCAGPATGDGSDSARRADVSQVREQPIRMEDVGPALRHAVEGPACPARPRPSSSLPSLPLTSTPARRQIPPVSDLAPPPPCPDSPGPAPSYDFLFELALPRAALLFVKNKAQEAQRKMAAQHREKRDNDEEDDLTAASPLDLLDCLIAHGHDTHAASVSLSRRSSASGKLLDRNPCAGVSGGCAQAEDAEVLRRGLQLAQAQLQYERFKRQQHAIRNRRLLRRVVSAAALEERTVAMYAQLALQDEETRALTSSLEAEQRRCARLRLDAGKHGQQLQAHVQHLLRQEQEHRAQCLALQSELQECQVKMRDLETQLQKARHRASEAERHLSRLSLKLSGSDELRRQSFLLNRQLIVLTETNKALTRRLDALQPPPTPPAALRQASRAAAPAESSVVPRRRSRSTGRSWKRPITERPSWTSNWPTRRRS comes from the exons ATGTCCAAGGAGCAGGTGAGCATTGGTGAGCTCCTGCTCTCATTGGACAGTTCAGACCTACAGGAGGCGGAGCAAGGCCGAGTGGCAATTAGCCACCAGCTGAGTTCAG ACAAAGGAGGCGCTGTGCTCAGCAGTCTGGTGGATTTCTACTTGAACTCTTCTTCGTGTGCCTCGGCTTTGACGCTGCTCTCCTCCATCCGAGAACCTCTACACAAG GCCCTGCTGGACAAACTGAATGAGGCGGTGTCCAGGCCGGCGAGCCGGTTGGCCGCCGTCACTCTGCTCGGTCACGTGATCAGCGGGCAGCCGCCATGGATTCATCACGTCAGCCGATCACCTCTGCTCACCTCGCTGCTACGCTGCCTCAAG AGCGACGGCGATGTGATGATGCTGGTCCCTGGAGTGCTGGTGATCGTGACGCTCTTACCCATGATCCCTCAGGCCGCCAAGCAACACATCTATGACTTCTTTGACGTCTTTGGACGCCTGGCATCATGGAGCCTCAAAAACCCCG GCCACGCCCCCGCATCCCACCTGGTCCACCTTCACGCCGGAGCGTACGCCTTATTCCACCGCTTGTACGGAATGTTCCCGTGTAACTTCCTGTCGTACTTGCGCCTGCACTACAGCATGAAGGAAAACCTGGACACCTTCCACCGTGTGGTCAAG CCAATGTTGGACCACGTGCGTGTTCATCCTGAGCTGGTGAGTGGGACTCCGGATTCGGAAGTGGATCCTTCCAG GTGGCGTGGCTACGAGGTTCACGACATCATCGTGGAGTGCTCCCGAGTCTCCCTGGACCCTCTGGAGTCCTCCTGTGATGAGCGCACACTAGCCCCGCCCCTACCCACTCACCCTGACCAAACCTGCCTCGTCGGCG CGTGCGGCAGCGAGGACGCCGCCCGGACGCACACTTGGTCCCTCTTGGAAAGTGTGCTCCACGTGGACCGCCCggacgtgcgt CTCGACGTCACATGGAGCCCCTCCTCTCAATGTGGTTTGTCGACCCCGCCTCCAGAAAAGGTGGCCGTAAGCCCCGACCACCCCCTGAATAGAAACAACTCGCTTTcag GTGCAAAATGTGCATCGCCGTGCGCGGGCCCAGCCACAGGCGACGGTTCAGACAGCGCCCGGCGTGCAGACGTTTCCCAG GTCCGAGAGCAGCCCATCAGGATGGAGGACGTGGGGCCAGCGCTTCGCCATGCCGTTGAAG GCCCGGCCTGCCCAGCGCGGCCCCGCCCTTCTTCCTCCCTGCCTTCCCTCCCCCTCACCTccacgcccgcccgccgccaaATCCCACCCGTGTCCGACTtagcccctcctcctccctgccCCGATTCGCCgggccccgccccctcttACGACTTCCTGTTTGAGTTGGCGCTTCCCCGCGCTGCCCTTTTGTTTGTGAAGAACAAGGCGCAG GAGGCGCAGCGTAAGATGGCGGCCCAGCACCGTGAGAAGCGCGACAATGACGAGGAGGACGATCTGACCGCTGCGTCTCCTCTGGACTTGTTGGACTGCCTCATTGCCCACGGACACGACACGCACGCTGCTAGCGTTAGCCTTAGCCGGAG GTCTTCGGCCTCGGGCAAGCTGTTGGATCGCAACCCTTGTGCAG GCGTGTCAGGAGGCTGCGCGCAGGCGGAGGACGCGGAGGTGCTGCGGCGAGGCCTGCAGCTGGCGCAGGCTCAGCTGCAGTACGAGCGCTTCaaacgtcagcagcacgccatcagGAACCGACGCCTCCTACGGCGGGTGGTCAGCGCCGCCGCACTGGAGGAGCGGACCGTCGCCATG TACGCTCAGCTGGCGCTGCAGGACGAGGAGACGAGGGCGCTGACGAGCAGCCTGGAGGCCGAGCAGCGGCGCTGCGCTCGACTGCGGCTGGACGCCGGCAAGCACGGGCAACAGCTGCAGGCGCACGTGCAACACTTGCTCCGGCAGGAGCAGGAACACCGCGCGCAATGTCTGGCGCTGCAG AGCGAGCTTCAGGAGTGTCAGGTGAAGATGAGGGATTTGGAGACGCAGCTTCAGAAGGCCAGGCACAGGGCTTCCGAGGCCGAGCGCCACTTGAGCCGGCTGTCGCTCAAG TTGAGCGGCAGCGACGAGTTGCGCCGGCAGAGCTTCCTGCTCAACCGACAACTGATTGTGCTCACAGAAACCAACAAAGCTCTCACGCGCCGACTGGACGCGCTGCAGCCGCCGCCCACGCCACCCGCCGCACT GAGGCAAGCGAGCCGGGCGGCGGCGCCCGCCGAGAGTTCGGTCGTGCCAAGGAGGCGGAGCAGGAGCACAGGCAGAAGCTGGAAGCGGCCAATCACAGAGCGGCCGAGCTGGACAAGCAACTGGCCCACAAGGAGACGCTCGTAG
- the LOC119126659 gene encoding hamartin-like isoform X3, producing the protein MSKEQVSIGELLLSLDSSDLQEAEQGRVAISHQLSSDKGGAVLSSLVDFYLNSSSCASALTLLSSIREPLHKALLDKLNEAVSRPASRLAAVTLLGHVISGQPPWIHHVSRSPLLTSLLRCLKSDGDVMMLVPGVLVIVTLLPMIPQAAKQHIYDFFDVFGRLASWSLKNPGHAPASHLVHLHAGAYALFHRLYGMFPCNFLSYLRLHYSMKENLDTFHRVVKPMLDHVRVHPELVSGTPDSEVDPSRWRGYEVHDIIVECSRVSLDPLESSCDERTLAPPLPTHPDQTCLVGACGSEDAARTHTWSLLESVLHVDRPDVRLDVTWSPSSQCGLSTPPPEKVAVSPDHPLNRNNSLSGAKCASPCAGPATGDGSDSARRADVSQVREQPIRMEDVGPALRHAVEAGPACPARPRPSSSLPSLPLTSTPARRQIPPVSDLAPPPPCPDSPGPAPSYDFLFELALPRAALLFVKNKAQEAQRKMAAQHREKRDNDEEDDLTAASPLDLLDCLIAHGHDTHAASVSLSRRSSASGKLLDRNPCAGGCAQAEDAEVLRRGLQLAQAQLQYERFKRQQHAIRNRRLLRRVVSAAALEERTVAMYAQLALQDEETRALTSSLEAEQRRCARLRLDAGKHGQQLQAHVQHLLRQEQEHRAQCLALQSELQECQVKMRDLETQLQKARHRASEAERHLSRLSLKLSGSDELRRQSFLLNRQLIVLTETNKALTRRLDALQPPPTPPAALRQASRAAAPAESSVVPRRRSRSTGRSWKRPITERPSWTSNWPTRRRS; encoded by the exons ATGTCCAAGGAGCAGGTGAGCATTGGTGAGCTCCTGCTCTCATTGGACAGTTCAGACCTACAGGAGGCGGAGCAAGGCCGAGTGGCAATTAGCCACCAGCTGAGTTCAG ACAAAGGAGGCGCTGTGCTCAGCAGTCTGGTGGATTTCTACTTGAACTCTTCTTCGTGTGCCTCGGCTTTGACGCTGCTCTCCTCCATCCGAGAACCTCTACACAAG GCCCTGCTGGACAAACTGAATGAGGCGGTGTCCAGGCCGGCGAGCCGGTTGGCCGCCGTCACTCTGCTCGGTCACGTGATCAGCGGGCAGCCGCCATGGATTCATCACGTCAGCCGATCACCTCTGCTCACCTCGCTGCTACGCTGCCTCAAG AGCGACGGCGATGTGATGATGCTGGTCCCTGGAGTGCTGGTGATCGTGACGCTCTTACCCATGATCCCTCAGGCCGCCAAGCAACACATCTATGACTTCTTTGACGTCTTTGGACGCCTGGCATCATGGAGCCTCAAAAACCCCG GCCACGCCCCCGCATCCCACCTGGTCCACCTTCACGCCGGAGCGTACGCCTTATTCCACCGCTTGTACGGAATGTTCCCGTGTAACTTCCTGTCGTACTTGCGCCTGCACTACAGCATGAAGGAAAACCTGGACACCTTCCACCGTGTGGTCAAG CCAATGTTGGACCACGTGCGTGTTCATCCTGAGCTGGTGAGTGGGACTCCGGATTCGGAAGTGGATCCTTCCAG GTGGCGTGGCTACGAGGTTCACGACATCATCGTGGAGTGCTCCCGAGTCTCCCTGGACCCTCTGGAGTCCTCCTGTGATGAGCGCACACTAGCCCCGCCCCTACCCACTCACCCTGACCAAACCTGCCTCGTCGGCG CGTGCGGCAGCGAGGACGCCGCCCGGACGCACACTTGGTCCCTCTTGGAAAGTGTGCTCCACGTGGACCGCCCggacgtgcgt CTCGACGTCACATGGAGCCCCTCCTCTCAATGTGGTTTGTCGACCCCGCCTCCAGAAAAGGTGGCCGTAAGCCCCGACCACCCCCTGAATAGAAACAACTCGCTTTcag GTGCAAAATGTGCATCGCCGTGCGCGGGCCCAGCCACAGGCGACGGTTCAGACAGCGCCCGGCGTGCAGACGTTTCCCAG GTCCGAGAGCAGCCCATCAGGATGGAGGACGTGGGGCCAGCGCTTCGCCATGCCGTTGAAG CAGGCCCGGCCTGCCCAGCGCGGCCCCGCCCTTCTTCCTCCCTGCCTTCCCTCCCCCTCACCTccacgcccgcccgccgccaaATCCCACCCGTGTCCGACTtagcccctcctcctccctgccCCGATTCGCCgggccccgccccctcttACGACTTCCTGTTTGAGTTGGCGCTTCCCCGCGCTGCCCTTTTGTTTGTGAAGAACAAGGCGCAG GAGGCGCAGCGTAAGATGGCGGCCCAGCACCGTGAGAAGCGCGACAATGACGAGGAGGACGATCTGACCGCTGCGTCTCCTCTGGACTTGTTGGACTGCCTCATTGCCCACGGACACGACACGCACGCTGCTAGCGTTAGCCTTAGCCGGAG GTCTTCGGCCTCGGGCAAGCTGTTGGATCGCAACCCTTGTGCAG GAGGCTGCGCGCAGGCGGAGGACGCGGAGGTGCTGCGGCGAGGCCTGCAGCTGGCGCAGGCTCAGCTGCAGTACGAGCGCTTCaaacgtcagcagcacgccatcagGAACCGACGCCTCCTACGGCGGGTGGTCAGCGCCGCCGCACTGGAGGAGCGGACCGTCGCCATG TACGCTCAGCTGGCGCTGCAGGACGAGGAGACGAGGGCGCTGACGAGCAGCCTGGAGGCCGAGCAGCGGCGCTGCGCTCGACTGCGGCTGGACGCCGGCAAGCACGGGCAACAGCTGCAGGCGCACGTGCAACACTTGCTCCGGCAGGAGCAGGAACACCGCGCGCAATGTCTGGCGCTGCAG AGCGAGCTTCAGGAGTGTCAGGTGAAGATGAGGGATTTGGAGACGCAGCTTCAGAAGGCCAGGCACAGGGCTTCCGAGGCCGAGCGCCACTTGAGCCGGCTGTCGCTCAAG TTGAGCGGCAGCGACGAGTTGCGCCGGCAGAGCTTCCTGCTCAACCGACAACTGATTGTGCTCACAGAAACCAACAAAGCTCTCACGCGCCGACTGGACGCGCTGCAGCCGCCGCCCACGCCACCCGCCGCACT GAGGCAAGCGAGCCGGGCGGCGGCGCCCGCCGAGAGTTCGGTCGTGCCAAGGAGGCGGAGCAGGAGCACAGGCAGAAGCTGGAAGCGGCCAATCACAGAGCGGCCGAGCTGGACAAGCAACTGGCCCACAAGGAGACGCTCGTAG